One window of the Nitrospira sp. genome contains the following:
- a CDS encoding efflux transporter outer membrane subunit, producing MRKPLALGLSLLFASCAVGPDYERPKTDAGDTFRMAETPADAPSLANLPWWELLKDDQLQGLIKMALAENKDLQKAVATVEEFQARALIARSDFLPGITASGNAPNLGRKTIFLFPGFANPFNYYLQGNLSWELDIWGRIRRSNEAARADLLSKEENRRAVVLQLVSGVAESYFNLLQFDDQLDTAKRTLHSWEESVRIAQARLKQGMTSRLDTDQFEAERANAAARAAELERQMVQAENQLSVLLGRKPFAIPRGRLLNDQMVPPAVPAGLPSDLLQRRPDLLDAEQQLAAATARIGAAKAERFPKISLTGLLGAASPQLSKLFTDPASFGVGGMGFAAPLLSGPVLGFQQEAIEAQARQALAQYEKTVLTAFREVEDSLVAVRTTRVQSEAQMQQVAALQSALKLAELRYKGGLANYLDVLVSRRNLFEAELALTGTRRLHVVSVVQLYKALGGGWSPEMDRKAEPHKG from the coding sequence ATGCGTAAGCCACTGGCTCTTGGCCTCTCGTTGCTGTTCGCGTCGTGCGCGGTCGGGCCGGATTATGAGCGGCCCAAGACGGATGCCGGCGATACCTTCCGGATGGCGGAAACTCCGGCCGATGCGCCGTCGTTGGCGAACCTACCCTGGTGGGAACTGTTGAAGGACGACCAGCTGCAGGGACTGATCAAGATGGCGCTGGCTGAAAATAAAGACCTGCAAAAAGCTGTGGCTACCGTCGAAGAGTTCCAGGCTCGCGCGCTCATTGCCCGGTCCGATTTTCTGCCGGGGATCACCGCGTCAGGCAATGCGCCGAACCTCGGCCGCAAGACGATCTTTTTGTTCCCCGGCTTCGCCAACCCGTTCAACTACTATCTCCAAGGCAATCTCTCCTGGGAGCTCGATATCTGGGGGCGTATCCGTCGATCCAACGAAGCGGCCCGCGCGGATCTCCTTTCCAAAGAAGAGAACCGGCGCGCGGTGGTCTTGCAGCTGGTGAGCGGGGTGGCCGAGAGCTACTTCAATCTGCTGCAGTTCGACGATCAGCTCGATACTGCGAAGCGGACCCTGCATTCATGGGAAGAATCGGTGCGCATCGCCCAGGCCCGGCTCAAGCAAGGGATGACGTCCCGATTGGACACGGATCAATTCGAAGCGGAGCGGGCCAACGCGGCGGCGCGGGCGGCGGAACTCGAACGGCAGATGGTCCAGGCGGAAAATCAATTGAGCGTGCTGCTTGGCCGTAAACCGTTTGCGATTCCTCGCGGCCGTTTGTTGAATGATCAGATGGTGCCGCCGGCGGTGCCTGCCGGACTTCCCTCCGATCTGCTGCAGCGGCGACCAGATCTGCTTGACGCGGAGCAGCAATTGGCGGCGGCCACCGCCCGTATCGGCGCGGCGAAGGCCGAACGATTTCCGAAGATCTCTCTGACGGGGCTGCTGGGTGCCGCGAGTCCCCAACTCTCGAAGTTGTTTACCGATCCGGCCTCCTTCGGGGTCGGAGGGATGGGGTTTGCGGCGCCGCTGTTGAGTGGGCCGGTGCTCGGATTTCAGCAGGAAGCGATCGAGGCTCAGGCACGGCAAGCGCTGGCCCAGTACGAGAAGACGGTGCTCACGGCGTTTCGCGAAGTCGAGGATTCTCTCGTCGCGGTGCGTACGACACGGGTGCAGAGCGAGGCGCAGATGCAGCAGGTGGCGGCGTTGCAGTCGGCGCTGAAGCTGGCGGAGCTGCGCTATAAAGGCGGCCTGGCCAACTACCTCGATGTGTTGGTATCCCGAAGAAATCTGTTCGAGGCCGAGCTGGCCTTGACCGGAACGCGCCGGTTGCACGTCGTGTCGGTCGTGCAATTGTATAAGGCGCTAGGCGGCGGATGGTCGCCTGAAATGGACCGGAAGGCGGAGCCTCACAAAGGATAA
- a CDS encoding nitroreductase family protein: MDKPVETRLPLHDLLKRRWSPRAFSEQAVGRDQLHALFEAARWAPSSSNEQPWRFIVATKEELADYDRLLGCLMEGNRKWAYRAPVLMLSVARMAFEEDGRPNRHAFHDVGLASENLLLQATALGLVAHPMAGFDVERARAELKIPSGYEPVAMIAVGYPGELSVLPDYLQQRELKPRERKPTAEITFSGQWGRSLPSLPV; the protein is encoded by the coding sequence ATGGATAAACCGGTTGAGACGCGGCTTCCTCTCCACGACCTGCTGAAACGGCGATGGAGCCCGCGCGCATTTTCTGAACAGGCGGTGGGGCGGGATCAGCTTCACGCGCTTTTTGAAGCGGCCCGCTGGGCGCCGTCATCCAGCAATGAACAGCCCTGGCGATTCATCGTGGCAACCAAAGAGGAGTTGGCGGACTATGATCGGCTTCTGGGCTGTCTGATGGAGGGCAATCGCAAGTGGGCCTATCGCGCTCCCGTGCTGATGCTGTCCGTGGCGCGGATGGCTTTTGAAGAGGATGGACGCCCCAATCGCCATGCTTTCCACGATGTCGGGCTGGCGTCGGAGAATCTTCTGTTGCAAGCGACGGCGCTCGGGCTCGTCGCGCATCCCATGGCGGGTTTCGACGTTGAGCGGGCGCGGGCCGAACTCAAGATTCCGTCCGGCTACGAGCCGGTCGCCATGATTGCGGTGGGCTACCCCGGCGAGCTGAGCGTCCTGCCAGACTATCTGCAACAGCGGGAGTTGAAGCCGAGAGAACGGAAGCCGACGGCTGAGATTACCTTTTCAGGACAGTGGGGCCGTTCCCTTCCGTCCCTGCCGGTGTAA
- a CDS encoding multidrug efflux RND transporter permease subunit, with protein sequence MTSHVFIDRPILASVVSIVIVVMGLLALQFLPVAQFPEITPPVVQIDADYPGASAEVAAEAVARPIEVTLPGIDNLLYFESTSSNDGHVTIKLTFEIGTDPDIAQVQTQNREKLAEPQLPTEVIRQGVSVKKMSPDLVAVIVLKSTDPRHDAVFLSNYATLRVVDDLKRVRGVGDALVFGQQNYSMRVILNPPQMAKLGLIPSDIAAIIREQSRDYPAGTIGREPAPKGTELTIPIISKGRLTDVKDFEELIVRALQDGSTVRLKDVARIELGAQSYSLEGRWNSTPTTFILTFLSPGANALDTIRSARAKMDELTKNFPPGVSYDIPYDTTRFIEVSIKEVVKTLAEAMVLVVLVVYVFLQSWRATIIPTVAVPVSLIGTFIGLYALGFSINTITLFGMVLAIGIVVDDAIVVVENVERHMREDRVSAKVAAKRAMSEVTSPIIAIVLVLVSVFVPVGFVGGITGALYKQFAATIAISVTVSGFVALTLSPALCAMVLLPQHEARGGFWAFFDRNFGRTQRGFSRIVGSFLARPVLVMLLFGVLLVVSTGLFKALPKSFLPEEDQGYFIVVAQLPDGASKQRTDAVLERIERYFQANPAVHSTDALSGQNFVFGTRGPNAATMFVPLVLWDERPEPQNHAKALVGAAYAEFAKIPEALILAFNAPAIRGVGAVGGFSAQLQDPNSGDFKKFAAVAQQFVERAQKEPAIGRVGTNFRVSSPRLYVNVNRERAKALGIPISDIFDTLQAYFGNFYINDFVKFGRVYHVQTEAEAEYRATPQDLSKIYVRAQTPQGTNMITLDTVVTTEYQSGPDPVNHFNGYNTALVLGAAAPGFSSGQALEALDRVGKEILVPQGYSIDYSNISFQERRVGGQSGVVFAVGLLMVFLVLAAQFESWVVPFAVILAVPFAIFGALTAVFLRGFENDIYFQIGLVTLIGLSAKNAILIVEFANTRYEAGRPLIEAAMEAAKLRFRPIIMTSMAFIFGMIPLVVARGAGASSRQSIGTGVMGGMLAATFLAIFFVPLFYVVTRRLTQRRASQEAALESPPVSPSSEDESYHA encoded by the coding sequence GTGACATCGCACGTCTTTATCGACCGGCCGATCCTTGCGTCGGTGGTCTCCATCGTCATTGTCGTCATGGGCCTGCTCGCCCTGCAGTTTCTGCCGGTTGCGCAGTTTCCTGAAATCACGCCGCCGGTTGTCCAGATCGATGCCGACTATCCTGGCGCCAGCGCGGAGGTGGCCGCCGAAGCCGTCGCCCGTCCGATTGAGGTCACTCTTCCCGGCATCGACAATCTGCTCTATTTCGAGTCGACCAGCAGCAATGACGGTCATGTGACTATCAAGCTGACCTTTGAGATCGGGACGGATCCCGACATCGCCCAGGTGCAAACCCAGAACCGGGAAAAGCTGGCGGAACCGCAGCTGCCGACGGAAGTGATCCGGCAGGGCGTGTCCGTCAAGAAAATGTCTCCCGACCTGGTGGCGGTCATCGTGCTGAAGTCCACCGACCCCCGCCACGATGCGGTGTTTCTCTCGAATTATGCGACGTTGCGTGTGGTCGACGATCTGAAGCGGGTCAGGGGCGTGGGCGACGCGTTGGTGTTCGGCCAGCAGAATTACAGCATGCGGGTCATTCTCAATCCGCCGCAGATGGCGAAGCTGGGCCTGATTCCGAGCGACATCGCCGCGATCATCCGCGAACAGAGTCGCGATTACCCCGCCGGGACCATTGGGCGGGAACCGGCGCCGAAAGGCACGGAGCTGACGATCCCGATCATTTCCAAAGGCCGGCTGACCGATGTGAAGGATTTCGAGGAACTCATCGTGCGCGCCCTGCAGGACGGCTCGACGGTGCGGCTCAAAGACGTCGCCCGCATCGAGCTGGGCGCGCAATCGTATTCGCTGGAGGGCCGCTGGAACAGCACACCCACGACCTTTATTCTGACCTTTCTTTCGCCGGGGGCCAACGCCCTGGACACGATCCGTAGCGCGCGCGCGAAGATGGACGAGCTGACCAAGAATTTCCCGCCCGGCGTGTCCTACGACATTCCCTATGACACGACGCGGTTTATCGAGGTGTCGATCAAGGAAGTGGTCAAGACGCTGGCGGAGGCCATGGTGCTGGTCGTGCTCGTGGTCTATGTGTTTCTCCAGAGCTGGCGCGCCACGATCATTCCGACCGTCGCCGTGCCGGTGTCACTGATCGGCACCTTTATCGGGCTCTATGCGTTGGGCTTTTCCATCAATACCATCACGCTCTTCGGGATGGTACTGGCCATCGGAATCGTGGTGGACGATGCGATCGTCGTGGTCGAGAACGTCGAGCGCCACATGCGCGAAGACCGTGTCTCGGCGAAGGTGGCTGCTAAGCGGGCGATGAGCGAAGTCACCTCCCCGATCATTGCGATCGTGCTGGTGCTGGTGTCGGTCTTTGTGCCGGTCGGTTTTGTCGGCGGAATTACCGGCGCGCTCTATAAACAGTTCGCCGCGACGATCGCCATCTCCGTGACCGTGTCAGGATTTGTCGCGCTGACGCTGAGCCCGGCGTTATGCGCCATGGTGCTCCTCCCGCAGCATGAAGCGCGCGGCGGCTTCTGGGCTTTCTTCGATCGCAACTTCGGGCGTACGCAGCGGGGATTTTCCAGGATTGTGGGCTCGTTCCTGGCGAGACCGGTCCTCGTCATGCTGCTCTTCGGCGTATTGCTGGTCGTCTCGACGGGGCTGTTCAAGGCGTTGCCCAAAAGCTTTCTTCCGGAAGAGGATCAGGGCTATTTCATTGTGGTGGCGCAGTTGCCGGACGGCGCGTCGAAGCAGCGGACCGATGCGGTGCTCGAACGGATCGAGCGCTATTTCCAAGCGAATCCGGCGGTCCACTCAACCGATGCCTTGTCCGGCCAGAACTTTGTGTTCGGCACGCGCGGGCCGAATGCGGCGACGATGTTTGTGCCGCTCGTGCTCTGGGACGAGCGCCCCGAGCCGCAGAATCATGCGAAGGCGCTGGTGGGTGCGGCCTACGCCGAGTTCGCAAAAATTCCCGAAGCGCTGATCCTGGCCTTCAATGCGCCGGCCATTCGCGGCGTGGGGGCGGTCGGGGGATTCTCCGCGCAGCTGCAAGATCCTAACAGCGGGGACTTTAAGAAGTTCGCCGCGGTGGCCCAGCAGTTCGTCGAACGGGCGCAGAAGGAACCGGCGATCGGCCGGGTCGGGACGAATTTCCGTGTCTCCTCTCCCCGGCTGTATGTGAACGTCAATCGGGAACGGGCGAAGGCCCTGGGGATTCCGATCTCGGATATCTTCGACACGTTGCAGGCCTACTTCGGCAATTTCTACATCAACGACTTTGTGAAATTCGGCCGGGTGTATCATGTGCAGACCGAAGCCGAAGCCGAGTATCGCGCCACGCCCCAGGATTTGTCGAAGATCTATGTGCGTGCGCAAACACCGCAAGGCACGAATATGATCACGCTCGATACGGTCGTGACGACGGAGTATCAGAGCGGGCCGGATCCGGTGAATCATTTCAACGGCTACAATACGGCGCTGGTATTGGGTGCGGCGGCTCCGGGTTTCAGTTCGGGCCAGGCGCTCGAAGCGCTGGATCGGGTCGGCAAGGAGATCCTGGTTCCGCAGGGCTACTCGATCGACTACAGCAATATTTCGTTTCAGGAGCGACGAGTGGGGGGGCAGTCCGGCGTGGTCTTCGCGGTCGGACTGCTGATGGTATTTCTGGTCTTGGCCGCGCAGTTCGAGAGCTGGGTCGTTCCCTTTGCCGTGATTCTGGCCGTGCCGTTCGCCATCTTCGGCGCGCTCACCGCTGTCTTTCTGCGCGGGTTTGAAAACGACATTTATTTCCAGATCGGGCTGGTGACCTTGATCGGGCTCTCGGCCAAAAACGCGATCCTGATCGTCGAGTTTGCCAACACGCGCTATGAAGCGGGCCGTCCGTTGATCGAGGCGGCCATGGAAGCGGCGAAGCTCAGGTTCCGTCCGATCATCATGACCTCGATGGCGTTTATCTTCGGAATGATTCCCCTGGTCGTGGCGAGAGGCGCCGGTGCGTCGAGCCGCCAGTCGATCGGCACGGGCGTCATGGGCGGCATGCTCGCGGCGACGTTCCTGGCGATCTTTTTCGTGCCGCTGTTTTACGTGGTGACCCGCCGGTTGACCCAGCGCCGGGCATCCCAAGAAGCGGCGCTGGAATCACCACCCGTGTCTCCTTCATCGGAGGATGAGTCCTATCATGCGTAA